The following are encoded in a window of Lactobacillus intestinalis genomic DNA:
- a CDS encoding C40 family peptidase, which translates to MSHNFFKIGAAAALTVTGLSAATSVKTVSASSFKTAIKRVRIKYLPGQGVRIWTNYNNGQFMGFRAKDGTEWNIAQTAIDKSGNLWYKVGTREWIEARYTEDIENPKPAKTKKPKKTKNPVVQILDKTAKNVAVKKKKTAEKKADDQAQAQKPEVKKNDKVAAPTKPTALKNTVKKTNKIKKAKSIVTNTLNKLNKASTPAQKPASQQAPSVSTATKLNAIVSLAKQQVGKPYIWGGVGPDNYDCSGLVQYVYGHAAGVNMPRVTADQVRVGQTVPMDQLKPGDLIYWGSITSPYHVAIYVGNDQYVSAATPDQGVALQKLTTYYYPTIAKRVL; encoded by the coding sequence ATGTCACATAATTTTTTTAAAATTGGAGCTGCAGCTGCTTTAACAGTTACGGGTCTTTCTGCGGCAACGTCTGTGAAGACGGTTTCGGCCTCAAGCTTTAAGACGGCAATTAAGAGGGTAAGAATTAAATATTTGCCTGGTCAGGGTGTTAGAATTTGGACTAATTATAATAATGGACAATTTATGGGCTTTCGTGCTAAGGATGGTACTGAATGGAATATTGCTCAAACTGCAATCGATAAATCAGGAAATCTTTGGTATAAGGTCGGGACGCGGGAATGGATTGAAGCTCGGTATACTGAAGATATTGAAAATCCGAAACCAGCAAAAACTAAGAAGCCTAAGAAAACTAAAAATCCGGTAGTTCAAATTTTAGATAAAACTGCAAAAAATGTAGCTGTTAAAAAGAAAAAGACTGCAGAAAAAAAGGCTGATGATCAAGCACAAGCTCAAAAGCCTGAAGTTAAAAAGAATGATAAAGTAGCCGCACCAACTAAGCCTACAGCTTTAAAAAACACGGTTAAAAAAACTAATAAAATTAAAAAGGCTAAAAGTATTGTTACTAATACTCTCAATAAGCTTAATAAGGCATCTACACCAGCTCAAAAACCTGCTTCACAACAAGCACCTTCGGTCTCAACAGCAACTAAGTTGAATGCCATTGTGAGTTTAGCTAAACAACAAGTTGGCAAACCATATATTTGGGGTGGTGTAGGACCGGATAACTATGATTGTTCAGGCTTAGTTCAATATGTCTATGGTCATGCAGCTGGCGTGAACATGCCGCGAGTTACGGCCGATCAAGTAAGAGTAGGTCAAACTGTCCCAATGGATCAATTAAAACCTGGCGATTTGATTTATTGGGGATCAATTACCTCGCCATATCACGTGGCAATTTATGTGGGCAATGATCAATATGTCAGTGCCGCAACGCCAGACCAAGGTGTTGCTTTGCAAAAACTTACAACATATTACTATCCAACCATTGCTAAAAGAGTTTTGTGA
- a CDS encoding RNA-guided endonuclease TnpB family protein, protein MDQAVTIKAKLLNIDDETEHAFIKTMTAYRDACNFVSQYVFDHDFEFRFSRLNHVLYHDLRDLFGLKSQMAQSVIRNVVARYRTIKTQLKQTPFRYNTGEKDAQGHAIWSQIPRDLTWLWRPVKFKRLQLDLQRNRDWSYLNTSTQLSLNTLMGRKKVDFVCKNFDQYLDSSHWKFGSIKLLQFKNNWYIHLSATTSFSEYELKQTQHIVGIDRGLRFLAACYDEQGQTLLCSGQKVLRTRRKYKKLRAQLQAKGTKSAKRRLKKIGQRENRFISDVNHRLTKTLVDHYGPNTIFALEDLTNVRFATEKAAKKRRYEMVSWTFYQFEQFLAYKANLNSSTVVKVSPRFTSQRCPKCGRIRKENRNHELHLYICDKCGYKSNDDRLAAMNIQFLGDQYHKGVKIPKFTKLRSAE, encoded by the coding sequence TTGGATCAGGCAGTAACGATTAAAGCCAAGCTCCTTAATATTGATGATGAGACTGAACACGCTTTTATAAAGACCATGACTGCATACAGAGATGCCTGCAATTTCGTCTCGCAGTATGTTTTTGACCATGATTTTGAGTTTCGGTTTTCTCGGTTAAATCATGTCCTTTATCATGATTTGAGAGACCTGTTTGGACTTAAAAGTCAAATGGCTCAATCGGTTATCAGAAATGTTGTTGCTCGCTATAGAACCATCAAAACCCAATTAAAGCAAACACCGTTTCGCTATAATACTGGCGAAAAAGATGCGCAGGGCCATGCTATCTGGTCGCAGATTCCGCGTGATCTCACTTGGCTTTGGCGTCCAGTTAAGTTTAAGCGTCTTCAGCTTGATCTTCAGCGCAATCGCGACTGGTCTTATTTAAATACAAGCACCCAGCTTTCTTTGAATACCTTAATGGGGAGAAAGAAAGTTGATTTTGTCTGCAAAAATTTCGACCAGTATCTTGATTCTAGCCACTGGAAGTTTGGCTCAATTAAGCTGCTTCAGTTCAAAAATAATTGGTATATCCACCTTAGTGCGACCACGTCCTTTTCTGAATATGAATTAAAGCAGACGCAGCACATCGTTGGGATTGATCGCGGTCTGCGCTTTTTGGCTGCCTGCTATGACGAACAGGGCCAGACTCTGCTTTGCAGCGGACAAAAAGTATTGCGCACCAGGCGCAAATATAAGAAACTCCGTGCTCAGCTTCAAGCCAAAGGCACTAAGTCTGCCAAGCGAAGACTTAAAAAGATCGGTCAGCGAGAGAACCGTTTTATAAGCGATGTTAATCATCGCCTTACCAAGACACTCGTTGATCATTACGGTCCCAATACTATCTTTGCTTTAGAAGACTTAACCAATGTCCGCTTTGCGACTGAGAAAGCTGCCAAAAAGCGTCGCTATGAAATGGTTTCTTGGACTTTTTACCAGTTTGAGCAGTTTTTAGCTTACAAGGCTAATTTGAATTCTTCAACTGTAGTCAAAGTTTCTCCAAGATTTACCAGCCAGCGCTGTCCTAAGTGCGGAAGAATCCGCAAGGAGAACCGCAACCATGAGTTGCACCTCTACATTTGTGATAAGTGTGGCTACAAATCCAATGACGATCGCCTAGCGGCCATGAATATCCAGTTTTTAGGAGACCAGTACCACAAAGGTGTTAAAATACCTAAATTTACTAAATTAAGATCTGCCGAGTAA
- a CDS encoding C40 family peptidase → MKIKTNLVKITAAAALTAVGVTGINAVKTSSVQHVQAAVWRIKVNYIPGYGVNIWSSYKNGHFTGKRAMHGETYEVLETKKDQDGNTWYKLDDHQWIEGRYAINAKSAKAKKVSANQAVKATGTISKPKKKKATKKTNLTITTQNQNSEATSKTSQVKKTSKQASSSASAIVALAKAQVGKNYVWGGTTPAGFDCSGLTQYIYNNAAGIDISRTTYTQVNQGKAVSLNNLQPGDLLFWGSASAPYHVGIYVGNGQYVHAATPSEGVKMQALSGYFYPSTARRILK, encoded by the coding sequence TTGAAAATTAAGACTAACTTAGTGAAGATTACAGCAGCTGCTGCATTGACTGCTGTGGGAGTTACTGGAATTAATGCAGTTAAGACAAGTTCTGTTCAACATGTACAGGCTGCTGTTTGGCGCATCAAGGTTAACTATATTCCAGGTTATGGCGTGAATATTTGGTCAAGTTATAAGAATGGCCATTTTACTGGTAAACGCGCTATGCATGGTGAAACCTACGAAGTGCTTGAAACTAAGAAAGATCAAGATGGTAATACTTGGTATAAACTAGATGATCATCAATGGATCGAAGGTCGCTACGCTATCAATGCTAAATCTGCTAAGGCTAAGAAAGTAAGTGCTAATCAAGCAGTAAAAGCCACTGGTACTATTTCTAAACCTAAGAAGAAAAAAGCTACTAAGAAAACTAATTTAACTATCACAACTCAAAATCAAAATAGCGAAGCAACTTCTAAAACTTCACAAGTTAAAAAGACATCAAAGCAAGCTTCAAGTAGTGCATCCGCAATTGTAGCTCTTGCTAAAGCTCAAGTAGGCAAGAATTACGTTTGGGGCGGTACTACTCCTGCTGGTTTCGACTGTTCAGGTCTTACCCAATATATTTATAATAATGCAGCTGGAATTGATATTTCACGCACTACTTATACTCAAGTAAATCAAGGTAAGGCTGTTTCCTTAAACAATTTACAACCAGGTGACTTGTTATTCTGGGGTTCTGCAAGTGCTCCATACCACGTAGGTATTTACGTAGGTAATGGTCAATATGTTCACGCCGCAACCCCAAGCGAAGGGGTAAAGATGCAAGCTCTTAGTGGCTACTTCTACCCATCTACTGCACGTAGAATTTTGAAATAA
- a CDS encoding CAP domain-containing protein, whose protein sequence is MMEIKHLKITMLVALVSCTFFLAPTQVNAANYSKSEAKQVRYFQNRYKKLSKKVYDENNLYTVEPNFAEPFNPGQLKAAYITTSMDYVNYYRKLCGLPSESNNDKVNRDAQIGASALAAINAKTSLTAHGLLGYTRPYYISEDEWNTAEDATLGNINFLESDTGASAGEIVTDLIKDDNNLDGSGNTGHRALILSARATRMGIGAAYGSSNKKFYSVQNGVFADDILRPAVKDVVAFPSSDVFPYELLDSDTPWSIYFAKRHLTRQPKIYVTDLTTNKKKRAIHVRNYGTDYFGDGYTSAISFDPNISLINTHKYKVEIRGVTSYSFRLFRQKDTLKSPKKVVHKTTQHSK, encoded by the coding sequence ATGATGGAAATTAAACATTTAAAAATCACAATGTTGGTGGCTCTAGTTTCTTGTACATTCTTCCTGGCACCCACACAAGTCAATGCCGCTAATTACAGCAAAAGCGAAGCCAAGCAGGTACGGTATTTTCAGAACCGTTACAAAAAGCTCAGCAAAAAGGTCTATGATGAAAATAATTTATACACAGTTGAACCTAATTTTGCCGAGCCATTCAATCCAGGCCAGTTAAAGGCTGCTTACATTACGACATCGATGGACTATGTTAATTACTATCGCAAGCTCTGTGGCCTTCCCAGCGAAAGCAATAATGATAAAGTGAATCGCGATGCTCAAATCGGGGCGAGTGCCTTAGCCGCCATCAATGCTAAGACATCCCTCACTGCCCACGGTCTTCTTGGCTACACACGCCCTTATTACATCAGCGAGGACGAATGGAATACTGCTGAAGACGCAACTTTAGGCAATATCAACTTTCTTGAAAGTGACACCGGTGCCAGCGCTGGAGAAATCGTGACTGATTTAATCAAAGACGATAACAACCTCGATGGCAGTGGTAATACTGGTCATCGGGCCCTAATTTTATCTGCGCGCGCAACTCGCATGGGAATTGGCGCAGCTTACGGTAGTTCCAATAAGAAGTTTTATTCAGTTCAAAATGGGGTTTTTGCAGATGATATCTTGCGTCCAGCTGTTAAAGATGTGGTTGCTTTCCCAAGCAGTGACGTTTTTCCCTATGAACTATTAGACAGCGACACTCCTTGGTCGATTTACTTTGCCAAGCGACATTTAACGCGCCAGCCTAAAATCTACGTGACTGATCTCACCACTAATAAGAAAAAGCGCGCCATTCACGTGCGCAACTATGGCACCGACTACTTTGGCGACGGCTACACAAGTGCGATCAGCTTTGATCCTAATATTTCTCTGATCAATACCCATAAATATAAGGTAGAAATCCGCGGTGTAACATCATATTCATTTCGCTTATTTAGGCAAAAGGATACTTTAAAAAGTCCTAAAAAAGTTGTTCACAAAACCACTCAACATAGTAAATAA
- a CDS encoding C40 family peptidase — MNFKSSLVKFTAVLSVFFTGISVVNVPVQTAQADTVDSSQVDKNTTNAVTPEIAAPVKKAKTTSAKTKKLNAIVKLAKKQVGKSYVYGATGPYAFDCSGLVQYVYRNAGKKTLPRTTYSQVNVGKRVSLSHLKKGDLLFWGSASAPYHVGIYVGNGQYVHAATPSQGVRKQALSGYFYPSAAKRVL; from the coding sequence TTGAATTTTAAGTCAAGTTTAGTTAAGTTTACAGCAGTTTTATCAGTGTTCTTTACTGGAATTTCAGTAGTTAATGTTCCAGTTCAAACAGCACAAGCTGACACTGTTGACTCAAGTCAAGTTGACAAGAATACTACTAACGCAGTTACACCTGAAATTGCTGCACCAGTTAAGAAAGCTAAGACTACTTCAGCAAAGACTAAGAAGTTAAACGCAATTGTTAAGCTTGCTAAAAAGCAAGTTGGTAAGAGCTACGTCTATGGTGCTACTGGTCCTTACGCATTTGACTGCTCAGGTTTAGTACAATACGTTTACAGAAATGCTGGTAAGAAGACTTTGCCAAGAACTACTTACTCACAAGTAAATGTTGGTAAACGTGTTTCATTGAGTCACTTGAAGAAGGGTGACTTGTTATTCTGGGGTTCTGCAAGTGCTCCATACCACGTAGGTATTTACGTAGGTAACGGTCAATATGTTCACGCTGCAACTCCTTCACAAGGTGTTCGTAAGCAAGCTTTATCAGGCTACTTCTACCCATCAGCAGCTAAGAGAGTTTTATAA
- a CDS encoding YveK family protein, translated as MEQQNNNTNTIDLTQLIRICRKHIWALILWSVGLALVGWGVASFIISPKYTSSAQVLVNQRNAHNDPNAALATQQANMQLVTTYKDIVTSHVILQEASDRLANPTRVVKKAQPAKYRTEADGTRRLIKKAQPAVIDRSGKAYSVSAKQLAKSISVTTQQQSQVFTINAKADTPDKSKAEANAVAEVFKDRIKSIMNVNNVTIVAPATTGVQSSPNVRLFTLAGFVIGLVLSFAVIMIRELSDTAVRDDSYLTDTLGLTNLGQIAHFNVSSSFQLNQNANKKNKRRRV; from the coding sequence ATGGAACAACAAAACAATAATACAAATACAATTGATTTAACGCAATTAATTCGCATTTGCCGTAAGCATATTTGGGCATTGATCCTTTGGAGCGTAGGCTTAGCACTTGTCGGCTGGGGAGTTGCCAGCTTTATCATTTCTCCAAAGTATACCTCTTCAGCACAAGTCTTAGTTAACCAAAGAAATGCACATAATGATCCTAATGCGGCATTAGCTACCCAACAAGCTAATATGCAATTAGTTACTACCTATAAAGATATCGTAACTAGTCACGTAATCTTGCAAGAAGCTTCTGACCGTTTAGCAAATCCAACTCGAGTAGTTAAAAAAGCTCAACCAGCAAAATATAGAACTGAAGCTGACGGTACGCGTCGCTTAATTAAAAAAGCTCAACCAGCTGTAATCGATCGTTCAGGTAAGGCTTACAGTGTTAGCGCAAAGCAACTTGCTAAAAGTATTTCAGTAACTACTCAACAACAATCACAAGTCTTTACTATTAATGCCAAAGCTGATACTCCAGACAAGTCAAAAGCTGAAGCTAACGCTGTTGCCGAAGTATTCAAAGACCGTATTAAATCAATTATGAACGTTAACAACGTTACAATTGTAGCTCCAGCTACAACTGGTGTTCAATCTTCACCAAATGTAAGATTGTTCACTTTGGCTGGATTTGTAATTGGACTTGTACTTTCATTTGCAGTAATTATGATTCGTGAATTATCAGATACTGCTGTTCGTGATGATAGTTACTTAACTGATACTTTGGGCTTAACTAACTTGGGTCAAATTGCTCACTTTAACGTTTCATCATCATTCCAATTGAACCAAAACGCTAATAAGAAGAATAAGAGACGTCGGGTATAG
- a CDS encoding CpsD/CapB family tyrosine-protein kinase, with protein sequence MSLFKKKRGTNETMKKGAKLITAADPQSPISEQFRTVRTNINFMSVDKEIKTLAFTSANISEGKSTVTANVAITYAQAGRKTLLIDGDLRRPTLHSTFNVKNNRGLTTVLTSDADEIDLEDVVKESGVKNLSILTSGPIPPNPSELIGSHRMQTFIDLVKAHYDLVIIDLAPVLEVSDTQELASHLDGIILVVRQGKTQKVAIRRAVEMLEFAKVRILGYVMNDISAENSGYGYGYGYGYGYGYGQENKKSRFFGGSSTNKESK encoded by the coding sequence ATGTCTTTATTTAAGAAAAAACGTGGTACTAACGAAACTATGAAAAAGGGTGCCAAGTTGATCACTGCTGCTGATCCTCAAAGCCCTATCTCAGAACAATTTAGAACTGTTCGTACCAACATCAACTTCATGAGTGTTGATAAGGAAATCAAAACTTTAGCATTCACTTCTGCTAACATCAGTGAAGGTAAGTCAACTGTTACTGCTAACGTTGCTATTACTTATGCTCAAGCTGGTCGCAAGACTCTCTTAATCGATGGAGACCTTCGCCGTCCAACTTTACACAGTACTTTCAATGTGAAGAATAACAGGGGATTGACTACCGTGTTGACATCAGATGCTGATGAAATCGATTTAGAAGATGTGGTTAAGGAAAGTGGTGTTAAGAATCTTTCAATTTTAACTTCTGGTCCAATTCCACCTAACCCATCAGAACTTATCGGTTCTCATAGAATGCAAACCTTTATTGACTTAGTTAAGGCTCATTACGACTTGGTCATCATCGACTTAGCTCCAGTGCTTGAAGTATCCGATACGCAAGAATTAGCCAGCCACTTAGACGGAATTATCTTGGTCGTTCGTCAAGGTAAAACTCAAAAGGTTGCTATTCGTCGCGCCGTTGAAATGCTTGAATTTGCCAAAGTTCGCATCTTGGGTTACGTAATGAATGATATAAGCGCTGAAAATAGCGGCTATGGTTACGGTTATGGTTACGGTTATGGTTATGGCTACGGACAAGAAAATAAGAAATCCCGCTTCTTTGGTGGATCTAGCACAAATAAGGAAAGTAAGTAA
- a CDS encoding guanylate kinase, whose product MKKIILIAGPSGAGKTTISNYLEREYGIPRVITHTTRPKREGEVDKESYFFETNESFNKLHFFEHIKYGNYQYGSSKEALEAMWKKHDIVSLIVDIQGVKSYLSKLDPEQVYFLYVTTSTMDELRERLINRGDSKEMVKKRLSGSELNRLPEDLKQTAHILLNDKWNETESDLNTIVTKLKQN is encoded by the coding sequence ATGAAGAAAATTATTTTGATCGCCGGACCAAGTGGGGCAGGAAAGACAACGATTTCAAATTATTTAGAGCGTGAATATGGCATCCCTCGGGTGATTACTCATACTACGCGTCCTAAACGAGAGGGTGAAGTCGACAAAGAAAGCTACTTTTTTGAAACAAATGAAAGCTTCAATAAGTTGCACTTCTTTGAACATATAAAATATGGCAACTACCAATATGGCTCAAGTAAAGAGGCCTTGGAAGCCATGTGGAAAAAGCATGACATCGTTTCTTTAATAGTTGATATTCAAGGAGTGAAGTCATATTTGTCCAAACTTGATCCTGAGCAAGTTTATTTTCTTTATGTGACAACTTCCACCATGGATGAGTTGCGTGAGCGTTTAATTAACCGTGGGGATAGTAAGGAAATGGTCAAAAAACGTCTGTCTGGGAGTGAATTAAATCGATTGCCAGAAGATTTGAAGCAAACAGCGCACATTTTGTTAAATGATAAATGGAATGAAACTGAAAGCGATTTAAACACGATAGTAACAAAGCTTAAGCAAAATTAA
- a CDS encoding DUF2187 domain-containing protein, whose amino-acid sequence MKKADVKVGAIVGGKSEEELKKPFLGKVEKIYENSALLAITSYDPVDETAISDLNNKIVVNFKNLKSARSLKNSKTAATNEVKIEKMKKVAKKDDDKKEK is encoded by the coding sequence ATGAAAAAAGCAGATGTAAAAGTTGGCGCAATTGTTGGCGGCAAGTCAGAAGAAGAACTTAAGAAGCCATTTTTAGGTAAAGTAGAAAAAATCTACGAAAATTCCGCTCTTTTAGCTATTACTTCATATGACCCAGTTGACGAAACTGCCATCAGCGACTTAAATAATAAGATTGTTGTTAACTTCAAAAACTTAAAGAGTGCTCGCAGCTTGAAGAACTCTAAGACTGCCGCAACTAACGAAGTTAAGATCGAAAAGATGAAGAAAGTTGCTAAAAAAGACGACGATAAGAAAGAAAAGTAA
- a CDS encoding LCP family protein — protein MAEDNKQNQTQQHHHRHHHRRRRRKFWRIFWIVIGIVVVAGIFVAGMMYKNLRDTTNNMYTPVAKKTKSNKGRDLDTLLQEKKPINILLLGIDTGAMGRHWKGRTDTMMMMSINPKKNTTDIMSIPRDSAAIFPDFKQYGVTKINSAYTLGGVSQTMKTLDKYYSVPIDGYILINMGGLKKAIDQVGGIDVTSPLTFDNMGYHFEKGKTYHMNGKKALAFSQLRHGDPRQDYGRQDRDRRVVMALLKKSVSPTTLLNTKFLNSIADEMQTDLTMNQMYKIGMDYRKATDHVVPDHAQGVSKSTDNPKFGNMEIEVISRKERQRVSDRLRENLELQKVTVAKDDTGYNMN, from the coding sequence ATGGCAGAAGATAATAAACAAAATCAAACCCAGCAACATCACCATCGTCATCATCACCGAAGACGTCGTCGCAAATTTTGGCGAATCTTCTGGATTGTGATCGGTATAGTCGTTGTTGCTGGTATTTTTGTTGCCGGAATGATGTACAAGAATTTACGTGATACCACCAACAATATGTACACACCGGTTGCTAAAAAGACTAAGAGCAATAAGGGACGAGATTTAGATACTTTATTACAAGAAAAGAAACCAATCAATATCTTGCTATTGGGTATTGATACTGGTGCAATGGGTCGTCACTGGAAGGGTAGAACTGACACCATGATGATGATGTCAATCAACCCTAAAAAGAACACTACCGACATCATGTCGATTCCGCGTGACTCCGCTGCAATCTTCCCTGACTTTAAACAATATGGCGTAACTAAGATCAACTCAGCTTATACTTTGGGTGGAGTAAGCCAAACAATGAAGACACTTGATAAGTATTACAGTGTTCCAATTGATGGTTATATCTTAATCAACATGGGTGGTCTTAAGAAAGCTATCGATCAAGTAGGTGGAATTGATGTAACTTCTCCACTTACCTTTGACAACATGGGTTACCACTTTGAAAAGGGTAAGACTTACCACATGAATGGTAAAAAAGCCCTTGCCTTCTCACAATTGAGACACGGCGACCCACGTCAAGACTATGGTAGACAAGATCGTGACAGAAGAGTAGTTATGGCACTTCTTAAGAAATCTGTTTCACCAACAACTCTTCTTAATACTAAGTTCTTGAATTCAATTGCTGACGAAATGCAAACTGACTTAACAATGAACCAAATGTACAAGATCGGAATGGACTACAGAAAAGCAACTGATCATGTGGTTCCAGATCACGCACAAGGTGTAAGTAAGTCAACTGACAACCCTAAGTTTGGCAATATGGAAATCGAAGTAATTAGTCGTAAGGAACGCCAACGCGTATCTGACCGATTAAGAGAAAATCTTGAACTTCAAAAAGTAACAGTAGCCAAGGATGATACAGGCTACAATATGAATTAA
- the hflX gene encoding GTPase HflX, with product MIDNRPKKTKAFIAGVNLNDPNFDYYMTELADLTEANNMEVVGRAEQKAENIVAGTYFGVGKINQIKSMAQGLKAKVLVLNDELSPVQIRNLEKMTKLRVIDRTELILEIFASRARTKQAKLQVALARLQYELPRLHPSENNLDQQRGGGMSNRGAGETKLELNRRTIGKQISAIKKELKAVASQEEIKASRRNQSRIPKVALVGYTNAGKSTTMNGLLKAFDHEGSDKQVFVKNMLFATLDTSVRKIDIDNNKGFILSDTVGFISKLPHNLVESFKATLQEARDADLLVNVVDSSDPNMIQMVRTTQKVLNEISAGNIPMITAYNKADRTGRNYPQIEGDDILYSATDEKSIRMLADLITKRIFAGYGEFELLLPLSDGKELAFLHEHAQVNKEEFKDDGVHVSANIAPSDQARFKKFMIAENA from the coding sequence ATGATCGATAATCGACCAAAAAAGACAAAAGCCTTCATCGCAGGCGTTAACTTAAATGACCCTAACTTTGACTATTATATGACTGAGCTTGCTGATTTAACTGAAGCAAATAATATGGAAGTTGTTGGCCGCGCTGAACAAAAAGCCGAGAATATTGTCGCTGGAACTTATTTTGGTGTTGGTAAAATTAACCAAATTAAGTCGATGGCTCAAGGACTCAAGGCTAAGGTGTTAGTTTTAAATGATGAATTGAGTCCAGTTCAAATCCGCAATTTGGAAAAAATGACCAAGTTACGCGTCATTGATCGAACCGAATTAATTTTGGAAATTTTTGCTAGTCGTGCCCGCACCAAGCAGGCCAAGCTTCAAGTGGCATTAGCTCGCTTACAATATGAGTTGCCACGTTTGCACCCGTCAGAGAATAACTTGGACCAGCAGCGCGGGGGCGGAATGAGCAACCGTGGTGCCGGTGAAACTAAGTTAGAATTAAATCGAAGAACAATTGGTAAGCAAATTTCTGCAATTAAGAAAGAACTCAAAGCCGTTGCGAGCCAAGAAGAGATTAAAGCTAGTCGCCGCAATCAAAGCCGCATCCCTAAAGTCGCTCTTGTCGGCTACACGAACGCGGGTAAATCCACGACAATGAACGGTTTACTCAAAGCCTTCGACCATGAAGGTAGCGACAAGCAAGTTTTTGTAAAAAATATGCTCTTTGCTACGCTGGATACTAGTGTACGTAAAATCGACATCGACAACAACAAAGGCTTTATCTTATCCGATACTGTTGGATTCATTTCTAAATTGCCTCACAACTTGGTTGAATCCTTTAAGGCGACTTTGCAAGAAGCACGCGATGCCGATTTACTGGTGAACGTCGTTGATTCATCTGATCCAAATATGATTCAGATGGTGCGCACCACCCAAAAAGTTTTGAATGAAATCAGCGCTGGCAACATCCCAATGATCACAGCTTACAACAAGGCAGATCGTACCGGCCGTAATTATCCACAAATCGAAGGCGATGACATCCTTTATTCTGCCACCGACGAGAAGTCGATTCGGATGTTGGCAGATTTGATTACTAAGCGCATTTTTGCTGGGTATGGCGAATTTGAATTGCTTTTGCCATTATCCGATGGAAAAGAATTGGCCTTTTTACACGAACATGCTCAAGTTAATAAGGAAGAATTCAAGGACGACGGCGTCCATGTGAGCGCCAATATTGCACCAAGCGATCAGGCAAGATTTAAGAAATTCATGATTGCAGAAAATGCATAA